The Chryseobacterium sp. G0186 genome includes the window CTGAAGAGAGAGGCTGTTTCGTAGGAAAGAGGCATCCACTCCGAAGTTAGTCTGCTCCGATTTTCCCCACTTCAGATCCGGATTGGGACGTGTGGTGGCATAATACGCAATATTCTGCGACGGGTCTTGCCCGAAAATAATATTATTATCACGGATCATTAATGGGTTAACTGCCTGATAGGAAACTCCTCCAAGATTTCCTAAAATCCCGTAACTTCCTCTCAGTTTTAGAGAGGATAGCCATGAAATATCCCTCATAAAGTTTTCTTTAGAGACCACCCATCCTCCTGAAACGGAATAATAGTCTGCAAAATGCTTATCTTTAGATACTAAAGAGGTACCATCTCTTCTGCCTAGCAAACTAATAATATATTTTCCTGCATAATCATAGTTAACTCTTGCCAGATAGGATGTCAGAGCTTGTTTATATTTGTAGCTGTATACTTCTTTATTGGTATCTGCAGCATTCTGAAGATATCTGAAAGCCTCTGCTTCACTTCTGAAATCAAAGGCTTTTGCCTTAAACCCACTTTCAGTTGTTTCCTGATAGGTTAAACCTGCTAGAAAATCAAAATTATGCTTCCCTGCTGTTAGTTTATACGTAAGAAGCTGCTCGGCAAGAGAAGTGGATATATTATTAGACTGATATTCTAAACTATTGGTATCAAATATTTTTCCAACTTCCAATACTCGAGGAGTAAATTCTTTAACGTTTCCAATCTTAAATGTCTGGGAAAAATTGGAACGGAATTTTAAATCTTTAAGCAAATTAATTTCCATGTACGGATTGATCAAAATCTCATGTGTAGGATTTTGAATGCTAATCCTTTTAAGATAAGCAACAGGGTTGATCATGTCTCCGTAACCTCCTGCCACATCAATTGGCAATCCGGAAAAAGCTCCCGTTGGCGTATATACCGGAACATTGGGCGGATAATACATGGCGGCAACCAAAGCTCCTGTGTAGCCATTCTTTGTGTTAGCTGTATTTCCATCGGAGTAATTATAATACATATTCTCTCCGAACGTTAACCAATCTTTCACTTTATGTTCAGAATTTACTCGGAAACTATATCTTTTTGCCTGTGTGTTCAATAAAATACCTTCAAGATTCCTGTGATTCATTCCCACAAAGAATCTGGATTTTTCATTTCCTCCACTAAGGTTTACATTATACTCCTGAATAGTTCCTGTACGGAAAATTTCCTTCATCCAGTCTGTTCTGGTAATCCCGCCATCCGTATATTTTTCAGAGTTGAAAGCTAATGGAAGATTATTTAATTTTCCTGCATTAGTATATGCCTGACGCATTACATCCTGAAATTCTGCAGCATTTAAAGATTCTCTTAATTTCCATGCCTGATTAATTCCATATTTAACGTCAAAATCAATAGTCAGGCTTCCTTTTTTACCTCTTTTTGTTGTAATAAGAATTACCCCACCGGAAGATCTTGCTCCATAAATTGCGGCAGCGGCATCTTTAAGAACAGAGATATCCTGGATATCATTAGGATTAATGGCAGGAGTTCCGTTAAAAACCACTCCATCTACAACGTAAAGCGGAGTTTCTCCATTCACTCCTCCCAAACCACGGATATTTACTTTAGGTGAACCATTGGGATCTCCCCCTTCGTTCACCACCGTTACTCCGGCGGCTTTCCCCTGAAGCACTTCTCCTACTCCGGATAAAGATCTTGAACTCAGTTTATCCAGCGAAGCTTCTGCTACAGCACCGGACACTTTACTTTTCTTCTGTGTTCCGTATCCTATAACGACAACCTCATCAATGGTTTTTTCCTTTAAGCTGTCTACTTTTTGAGATAGGAACATCGGTGAAGCAGATATTGCACCAATAAGTAATACCCTACCCGTTAAATACGTTACTGAGACAGGGATTTTAAATACATTCATGACATCCTTTTTAATTACATGCAAAATTAGAACAGCCCTTTCCCTGGTCTCATTAAGATTTCCTTATGTTTTTATTAAGAAATTTTAGCTAATTTCAAACATCTCCTACCACATTTAAAAATTAAAACACTGTAAGACAACAACATACACAAATAAAGTAATCATTTCATTGGTATTCTATCCCTAATTGATATTAACATTCTTTTAAGTTTATAACCAAATCGAGACAATAAGGTCAATTTTGTTAAAGGTATTTTCAGATATAATAAATGGCAGAGTTCATTATTCTTTTTTTACATTTGCTGAAAATAGATTTTACCTTACTCACAGATACTCAAGACAGACTATTGAAAGGGTAGGAAAAATTAAAATAATAAAAAATCATACGATTAAATGACCATTATCATTACAGGAACCTCATCAGGAATTGGATTTGCATTAGCCGAATATTTTGGTAAAAAAGGGAACAAAGTATATGGTTTAAGCCGAAAACATACAGAAAGCCAGTACTTCAAATCGATCCCGACTGATGTTACCGACAACAGTGCTGTACAGAATGCCATTGCAGAGGTATTGAAAACCGAAACAAGAATTGATGTTCTGATCAACAATGCCGGAATGGGAATGGTGGGTGCTGTGGAGGATTCTACCAAGGAAGATATTCTAAAGCTTTTCAGCCTGAATCTGGCTGGCCCTGTTCAGATGATGAGTGCCGTTCTTCCAAAAATGCGTGAAAATAAATTTGGAAAAATCATTAATGTTTCCAGCATCGGAAGTGAAATGGGATTACCTTTCCGTGGATTTTATTCCGCTTCAAAATCTGCCTTGGATAAGGTAACAGAAGCCATGAGGTATGAAGTTTACCCTTGGAATATTGACGTATGTTCACTGCATTTGGGAGATATTAAAACCAATATTGCCGATAACAGAGTGATTGCCCAGGTTTCCCAACCTTATAAAAATGTCTTTGAAAAAGTATATGCTTTAATGAATTCCCACGTGGATGACGGAGCTGAGCCATTGGAAGTGGCAGAATATATTGAAAAGCTTTTAGGCAGGAATAAATGGAAAGCCCATTATTATTTTGGTAAATTCGGGCAGAAAATCGGAGTTCCATTGAAATGGATTCTTCCACAAGGAACTTATGAGAATTTAATGAAGAAGTATAATAAACTGGATTAGTTTCAGTTTTATAAAGAAAAAATTATTTAATAATTATTTTAAACCATTAAGATCAATTACTATTTAATCCTCGATCTATGGTTTAACTCCATTAAGAATTGAAGCTATTACTGAAAATATTTTTTGTTCTGTTTTGCGTTTTTACCCAAGCGCAAAAGAAGCAGTATTGGCTTACCGATACTGAAACCAAGGTCAGAAAAAAGGTAAAGGATTCCGTTTCTGCAGTAAAGTTTCTGGACTCCCTGGCTCAAAACAATTATTTCTTCACTCAGCTGAAAGAAGTAAAAATAAAAGGAGACAGCACAGAAATTTTTTATGATAAGGGAAAAAATTTCAATGAAACCTATGTTAATCTTTCTGACTCCCTTGTTCACAAGCTGAAAGTTCAGAAAGATTTCTTCACAAAAAATTTAGATTCAACCAAGAAAAGCATCAACAAAAGTTATATTGATGACGGATATTCCTTTAGCAGAATTAAATCAAAATATAAGGGCCAAAAAAATGGATTTCCCATTGTAGAACTTGATATCAATAAAAATGATAAAAGAACGATCGATGGTTTTGTTGTAAAAGGTTACGATAAAGTTCCTAAACGATTCATCAAAAATCTTGAAAAAGAATTTAAGGGGAAAAATTACGACGAGAAGAACCTGCTGGCGATCAATAAGAATTTCCAAAGCCACCCGTTTCTGATGCTCGAACGGCAGCCACAAACTTTATTCACTAAAGACTCTACCAATATTTACCTGTTTCTGGAAAAGAAAAAGACCAATACTTTTGATGGGGTTATCGGTTTTGGAAATGATAAATCGGACAAGTTCACCTTGAATGGTACGATGAACGTCAATTTCAGAAATATGTTTAATGGTTTTGAAACCGTCAATTTATACTGGCAAAGAAACCCTGACAAGGGACAAAATTTTGATCTCCAGGTTGATATCCCGTATCTGTTCAAATCAAATGTGGGGATGAATACGAAAGTGAATATCTACAGACAGGATTCTACTTTTGCCAACGTAAAATTTCTCCCTGCTTTTTATTATCACATCAATAACCGTAATAAGATCGGGCTTCGAGCAACTTTGGAAAGTTCCACCATCATTGATACGTTGTATGTTCAGGGAAAGGATTATAACAAAAGAGGAATCGGGATCTGGTTTGAAATGACCGAACCATCTGATGTTGATCTTTTTCTTTACAAAACAAGGATTAATGCAGGATATGATTATTTAACGACTACCTATACCAAAGGAAACATCAAGTCTACCCAAAACCAGTTTTACTTTTTTGGGGAACACAATTACCATATTTCCGGGAATCATTTCCTGAATATTAAAGGGGAAGGTGCGATGATGGATTCTAAAATAGAGTTTTCTGCCAACGAATTGTATCGTTTCGGAGGATGGAATTCTATGCGGGGATTCAATGAGAATTCCCTCGCTGCCGATTTTTACTATTATGGAAGTTTAGAATATCGGTACCTCATCGGTAACCAGGCTTTCTTCGATGTCTTTGGACAGTACGGACAGCTCAATAATAAATCGTTGAACGTAAAACCCAAGCTCTACAGTGTTGGACTCGGTTTTAATTTCTTTATCCCCATCGGTCTGATGAGCTTCCAGCTCTCAAATGGTAATGAGTTTGGAAATCCTTTCAAATTTAATGACATAAAGATCCATTGGGGCATTCTGAGTAGATTCTAACCTCGTTATTTCAATATTCTACTCTATTTTATTTAAGATAATGATATATAATAATTATTTGGCCTGTATAAAATATCAAAAGCATTCATTTAAGAATGCTTTTTTATTTACAAAACAATGCAGATTAATTCAAAATCATACGAAATATTTCAAAACATAAGTTTCTGTTTTTCAAACCAAACAAGTTAATTAACATAATAAAATATATCTCTTTAATATGAATTAATTGTATATATTTGAAACTCAATTTAAAAATACGTTTTATGAAAAAATTAAAGAAATTAACTCGTGAAGATCTTAAAACTGTAAAAGGAGGAGAGAAACAAGTTTGGATTGCAGAATTTTGTGGTCAGACTGCTACAACAACTCAAGATTGGACTCCTGCACAAGCAAATCAGTGGCTAGCTAATCTTGAAGCCAATTACTGTAATTAATATTTATTTCATATTAACTATTTGCACTTATGACCTAATAAAGTTATAAGTGCATTTTTTTTGCAATCAAAAATAATTCTATGCATTACGATAAAAAATTACTTCAAATATTAACCTTATTTTTTAGTGTTTTATTTTTTTCTCAATTACATAAAAAAGATACTTTGCGTGGTGAGTTTATCTATTCATTAAAAGCTAAATTGAATACATTAACTCCTGATTATAAACATGAAGAATTTTTTTCATTACAGATAGGTGATAAACATGCTTTTTTTGCGAGTATTCAATCACTAAAAAGAGATTCAGTATTTCAAGCACTTCCAATAAAAACCTTAGAAAATGGAGCAAAACTGTTAAGCTCTAAAGGAGTATCCGTTCCAAAAACAAAATTTTCCTTTACGATAATACAATCAAATGAAAATATACAGTATTTTAACTTAGTTGGAATGTCAATACTCACCTACAAAGAACCGCTCATTAAAAACTGGAAATTGAGTAATGATACCAAAATGATAAACACAATTAATTGTAAAAAAGCTGAAATTACCTTTAAGGGAAGAAATTGGATAGCCTGGTATTCTCCTGAAATTCCTTTACCCTATGGGCCATATAAATTCAGTGGGTTACCCGGATTGATCATTAAAATAACAGATGATAAAAAAGAGTATGATTTTGAGCTTGTGAAATCCGTATCAAACTCAGCATTGAAAGGTCGATTAATTAATATAAACGAAAATCGATATAATAATGCTTTTGAAACAACTCGACCAAAATTTGAAAAAGCGTTAAAAGATGCTAATTCCAATTTAATTGGTGTACTTCAAAGTTCTGAAACTACCATTATACAAGGCAAAGAAATGATAAGGCAAAGACAAAAAGAAAGAGAAGAAAATAAAAAATACGAAAACCCAATAGAATTAAAAGAAGATTAGATAATAAATAAAAAATGGTGATATAAAAAGCTTTTTTTGTTTTATCATTTTATTAATTATTTCTGTTAAAAAATATATAAATCGTATTTTTATTTTAATACGACCTTAAAATATAGGTAATACTACCCCGCTAAATTTGCTTTCAAAAAAAATGAAGAAAGCTTTAGCTACATTTGCAGTTTTTTTACTTCCCTTATATATTACTGCTCAGGAAATTACCATTTCCGGAAATGTAAAATCCGAAAACGGAACTACTGTATCCGGTGTAAATATTACCGATAAAAATACAGGAAAGACCTCCACAACTGATGAAAATGGGAATTTTACCATTTCAGCGAATCCCAAGGATATTTTAGAATTCCTTTCACCTGATTTTTCTGTTTACACCGTAGAAGTTTCCTCAAAAAAAGAGTATTCTGTTGTTTTAAGAAAAACGAATGAAAAACAGATTGAAGGGGTTGTTATTACCGCATTGGGGATTGCCAAAAAGAAAGAAAAGATTGGATATTCTACTCAGGAGGTAGGAACCAAACAGTTTGAAACCATTACTACACCAAGTATAGGAAATTTATTCTCCGGACAGGTTGCGGGTCTGAATGTTTCCAATCCAACGGGAATGCAGCAGGCTCCTCAGTTTACATTGAGAGGAAACTCCAATCTGGTTTTTGTAATTGATGGCGTGATTGTAGAAAAGGAAGTTTTTCAGAATTTAGATCCCAACAATATAGAGAACATCAACGTACTGAAAGGAGCTACGGCTTCTGCTCTTTATGGTTCAAGAGGCCGATATGGAGCCATTTTAATTACTACAAAAAGTGCTAAGAAGAAAGGTTTTTCTGTAGAGTTTTCTCAAAACACCATGATCACCGGAGGTTTTACCAACCTTCCAAAAACCCAGACTGAATATGGTAACGGTTCTCACGGGAAGTATGAGTTTTGGGACGGAGCGGATGGTGGAGTGAATGACGGAGATATGATCTGGGGACCAAAATTTACTCCGGGACTAAAGATTGCTCAATGGAACAGCCCCATCAGGGATAAAACAACGGGACAGGTTATTCCTTGGTACGGAGCTGTAACGGGTACCCAGTATAATGATAAGTCCAGATATGAAAGGGTTCCGATTGACTGGAAATTTCATGATAATTTAAATACCTTTTTAAAGCCTGCAGTAATCAATAACAACAATTTTGCGATCAGCTACAGAAATAATAAGGACATCTACAGACTTTCCGGGAACTTCATGAATTATGATGATAGAATTCCCAATTCTTTTCTGCAGAAGTACGGGATCAATTTCTCCTCTGAAAATCATCTGGGAGAGAAGTTCATCATTGATACTAAATTCAATTTCAACCAGGCTTTTACTCCCAATGTTCCAAACTACGCCTATAATCCAAGCGGACATATGTATACCATCCTGATCTGGATGGGTGGTGATGTAGATGGAAATGCTTTAAGAAATCACATGTGGGTTCCGGGAAAAGAAGGAATATCACAAGCCAACTGGAACTATGCCTGGTACAACAACCCTTGGTTTGGTGCTGAGTATTATAAAAATCAAAACCGAACTAATATCATCAATGCTCAGGCAGGATTAGAATATAAGGCGACAAAAGATTTTTCAATCAAAGGAAAGGCATCCATTGTGGAAAACCACAGCAAAACAGAAACATTCAGTCCTTATTCTTATTTCAACTACAGCGCCCCAAGAACCGGAGGATATATCCTGAAAGATCTGAAAACCTGGAACCTCAACTATGATGTACTGGCCACCTACAAGAAAAAAATATCTGAAAATTTTGATTTTACAATCAATGCAGGAGGTTCAACATTTTACTATAAAAATAATAACAATGAAACTTACACCGATGGTTTAAAAGTTCCTGAGATATACACCTTAGAAAACTCCATCGGAGCTATCAAGAAATACACTTATCTAAAGGAAAAACTGATTTATAGTGCTTATTCTACTATTGATATCGGATTATACAATGCTTTCTTCATCAATGTTTCCGGACGTAATGACTGGTCTTCTACCCTACCTAAAGCCAACAGATCTTATTTCTATCCATCTGCCTCAATCAGTGCGGTTATCTCCAATCTGGTAAAGTTGCCTGAGTCCATCAATATGCTAAAGGTTTCAGCTTCATGGGCAAAAGTAGCCTATGACTTCCAGCCTTATTCGATTAGAAATTATTATTCAAATAACAAAGGAATTGCTTTTGATGGCAACCCAACTTATTTATATCCTACCATCTTAAATGTAGAAAATTCCTTAAAACCTGAACAGACCAAGTCTTATGAACTGGGGCTAAGTGCCGGTTTCCTCAATAACAGAATTACTTTAGATGCAACTTATTTCAGAACCCTGGATTATAATAATATCCTGGAATTCCCAAGTGCTGAATCGTCAGGCTTTGTTTCTCAGTATGTAAACGGTAATGAATACACCACAAAAGGATTTGAAATTTCCCTAGGATTGGTTCCTGTAAAAACATCTGATTTTACCTGGAAAACCTTAATTAACTGGAGTACTTATGAACAGAAGCTGACCTCTATTTATGATAATATGCCTAACTATAAAAATATTAAGCTAGGGGAAAGAATGGACAGTTATTATGATTATACCTGGCAAAAGTCTCCAGATGGAAAAGTAATTCTGGATGCTAAATCAGGAATGCCTACCAGAGCTAATGCACCAAGCAATCTGGGACACTTTAACCCGGACTGGACTTTTGGTTTCAATAACTCTTTCAAGTATAAGAAATTATCCCTAAACATCGGAATAGATGGAAGTATAGGCGGTATTATGAGATCTCAGGTGGTAGAAAAAATGTGGTGGGGAGGAAAACATCCGAACTCCACAGCCTACAGAGATCTTGAATATGCCAATCCGGGAACTTATTACTTCGTACCGAATGGGGTAAATTACAATCCTGCTACAGGACTTTATACTCAACATACCACAGCCATAAGCTTTCAGGACTGGGCACAGAACTATCCTTACCAGGCAAGGGTAACCCAGGATGAGAGTGAAGAGTTTGCGAATGTTTTCGACAGAACTTTCATTAAGTTGAGATCAGTTGTGTTAGAATATGATTTCTCTTCTTTACTGAATCCAAGAGGAATGATCAAAGGATTCACAGCCAACATTTCTGCTTACAACCTGGCAATGTGGAAAAAATCGAAGAACCTTTATTCTGATCCGGACTTCCAGATCAGATCAGGAAGAACAGAGGATGTTACAAATGACATTCAGGATCCGTCAAGCAGATGGTTTGGAATCGGATTTAATCTTAAGTTTTAATTAAAAGTACGTCAATACAATGAAAAATAATATAAAGGCTAAAACAGCAAAGTGGATCAGTATAAAAACGATGCTTATTGCAGGAGTTTTCGCATTAACTTCATGCGAATCCAGTCTGGATACCATCAATGAAAACCCTAATGATCAAGCCAGTATCGATCCGAAATATCTGCTTACCTATGTTTCCAAGGATGCTTTCCAGGTGAATGGCGACAATATGTATGCTTCAAGAATGATGATCGGTACAGATGGTGAAAATACATATCAGTACATGAAGTGGAATGATGCTTCTTTTGAGGTATATAACAAAGGGCTATTGAATACGGTAAAAATGATGCAGGAAGCTGAAAAGACCAACAATAAAAATTATATTGCTATTGGTAAATTTTTCAGGGCTTATTACTTCTTTAATACCAGTTTAAAGGTGGGGAGCGCTCCTTATTCTGAAGCTGTAAAAGGAGAATCCGGAATTACACAACCTAAATATGACAATCAGGACGTTATCATGTCCGGAATTTTATCAGAATTAAAAGACGCTAATGATCTGATCAATACCAATGATAAAATTGAAGGTGATATTGTTTTCAAAGGTGATGCTTTAAAATGGAAAAAGCTGATCAACTCATTTCGTTTGAAAATTCTGATGACCTTATCTAAAAAAACAACGGTTGGAAGTTACAATATCGCGACAGAATTTGCATCTATTGCAGGAAGCCAGCCATTAATGGCATCTGTTTCAGACAATGGTGAACTTAAATTTGCGGATGCGGCAGACAGTAGATATAGTATGTTCAACAACAGCGGATATGGATCCAGTTTATACATGGCCGATTATTTCATTAATCTGTTTAAAGACAGACATGATCCCCGATTATTTACTTTCGCTTCCCAAACCACCGGAGCCAAAGAAGCAGGGAAAGCCATTACAGATTTCACAGGATATAACGGAGGAAATCCTACGTCGCCTTATTCAGATAATGCTGCGTTAATCACTGCAAAAAATATCTCTAAAGTAAATGATCGTTTTTATAAAGATCCTACGAATGAACCTTCTTCTGTACTAAGTTATTCTGAGCTAGAATTTATTTTGGCAGAAGCAGCTGCCAGAGGCTGGATTTCAGGATCAGCAAAACCTCATTATGACAATGCTATTAAGGCAAGCTTTACTTTTTACCAGACTTATGTGAAAAATCCGGGACAATATTTCACAGGTTTTGATGTGAATCAGTATCTAACAACTCCTTTGGTGGTCTATGATGATTCTGCTCCATTACAAACCCAGGTAGAAAAAATCATCACTCAGAAATACATGACCATGTTCCATCAGTCACAATGGACTTCCTATTACGATTATTTAAGAACAGGATATCCTAACTATCCTTTAAAGGCAGGAGTTCCGGCACCATTCAGATTCAGATATCCCCAATCTGAATACAGCTACAACAGCACTAATCTGAAAGTAGCTCTTGCAGCTCAGTATGGAGGAAATGACAATATCAACTCTAAACCTTGGTGGCTGCAGTAAAAATCTTATTTATTTTATACCAATCAAAGAAATCGCAGGAAAATCCTATTAACTTGCGGTTTCTTTCTTATTACGACTGAACATGGACAGAAGAGAATTTTTAGAAAAATCAAGTATTTTATTAGCCGGATTAGGAACTTCAGGAGTTCTTCATCCCGCAATATTAAAGGCATTAGCCATTGAACCGGCAGCCCAGTCTACTTTTTATGATGCAGAACACGTAGTTATTCTGATGCAGGAAAACCGTTCGTTCGATCATGCTTTTGGTGCTTTAAAAGGAGTCAGAGGCTTTTTAGATCAAAGAACTTTTGTAAAGCCGGATGGTCATTCTGCATTCTTTCAAAACGACAATACCGGAAAATATGCTTCTCCAGCCCGTCTGGATCTAAGAAATACCAAGTCTACATGGATGAGTTCACTTCCTCATTCCTGGGAAAACCAACAACATGCACTGAATAAGGGTAAATATGATCAATGGCTTCAGGCAAAAGCTTCCGGAAACAAAGATTATAAGAATATTCCGCTTACCCTGGGCTATTACAACCGTGAAGATCTTCCTTTTTATTATCAGCTGGCAGACGCCTTTACCATATTTGATCAGTACTTTTGCTCTTCGCTTACAGGAACTACACCCAACAGATTATTTCTTTGGTCCGGAACTTTAAGAGAACAGCAAAACGGTAAGTCTAAGGCGAATGTAGTCAATGATGACATTGATTATGATAAAGCCAGACAGGCCAAATGGAAAAGCTTCCCTGAGATTTTGGAGGAACAAAATGTATCATGGCGTATCTATCAGAATGAAATCAGTCTTCCAAAGGGAATGTCCGGAGAGGAGGAAGCATGGCTCAGTAATTTTACCGATAATCCTATTGAATGGTTTTCAAAATATAATGTAAAATTTTCAAAGGGATATCATCAAAATATTCCCAATATTATAGCTTCATTGAAGCAGGAAATAATAAAAAATCCTGGCAGAAAAGAAAAACTGGAAGCCATTATTACAGAACTTCAGGAAGATCAGACAACATATCATCCGGATAATTATTCAAAACTTTCACAGTACGAGAAAAATCTTCATGAAAAGGCTTTTACCACGAATTCCAATGACCCCGATTACCATCATCTTGAAATTGGCAAGGATGAAAATGGAGAAAGACTGGTAGTACCTAAAG containing:
- a CDS encoding SusC/RagA family TonB-linked outer membrane protein translates to MNVFKIPVSVTYLTGRVLLIGAISASPMFLSQKVDSLKEKTIDEVVVIGYGTQKKSKVSGAVAEASLDKLSSRSLSGVGEVLQGKAAGVTVVNEGGDPNGSPKVNIRGLGGVNGETPLYVVDGVVFNGTPAINPNDIQDISVLKDAAAAIYGARSSGGVILITTKRGKKGSLTIDFDVKYGINQAWKLRESLNAAEFQDVMRQAYTNAGKLNNLPLAFNSEKYTDGGITRTDWMKEIFRTGTIQEYNVNLSGGNEKSRFFVGMNHRNLEGILLNTQAKRYSFRVNSEHKVKDWLTFGENMYYNYSDGNTANTKNGYTGALVAAMYYPPNVPVYTPTGAFSGLPIDVAGGYGDMINPVAYLKRISIQNPTHEILINPYMEINLLKDLKFRSNFSQTFKIGNVKEFTPRVLEVGKIFDTNSLEYQSNNISTSLAEQLLTYKLTAGKHNFDFLAGLTYQETTESGFKAKAFDFRSEAEAFRYLQNAADTNKEVYSYKYKQALTSYLARVNYDYAGKYIISLLGRRDGTSLVSKDKHFADYYSVSGGWVVSKENFMRDISWLSSLKLRGSYGILGNLGGVSYQAVNPLMIRDNNIIFGQDPSQNIAYYATTRPNPDLKWGKSEQTNFGVDASFLRNSLSLQFDYFVKNSTDQIFNVNLSSTTTYVDQYVNAGLFQDKGFELGINYNSKNTGDFTYSVGATFSQLKNTAKQLAGVDEIFVNSNNVRGVLKPTRIKVGESLYSYYGYKTDGIFQTQAEIDNYKDANGNLIQPNAKPGDIKFLKKDGNTGVLNNNDFVNLGNPYPKFSYGLSYNMTWKNFDLNLFFQGVYGNKIFNGMKFISLNPGGTGQNYNMDRDILNAWTPQNTNTNIPRVVQGDPSGNYSKVSDFYVEDGSYLRLKNLTIGYSLPRELYKKLDVNKIRMYVSSNNLFTITKYTGFDPEVGMETYGVDTGRYPQARSFIFGLEVGF
- a CDS encoding SDR family oxidoreductase, producing the protein MTIIITGTSSGIGFALAEYFGKKGNKVYGLSRKHTESQYFKSIPTDVTDNSAVQNAIAEVLKTETRIDVLINNAGMGMVGAVEDSTKEDILKLFSLNLAGPVQMMSAVLPKMRENKFGKIINVSSIGSEMGLPFRGFYSASKSALDKVTEAMRYEVYPWNIDVCSLHLGDIKTNIADNRVIAQVSQPYKNVFEKVYALMNSHVDDGAEPLEVAEYIEKLLGRNKWKAHYYFGKFGQKIGVPLKWILPQGTYENLMKKYNKLD
- a CDS encoding autotransporter assembly complex protein TamA gives rise to the protein MKLLLKIFFVLFCVFTQAQKKQYWLTDTETKVRKKVKDSVSAVKFLDSLAQNNYFFTQLKEVKIKGDSTEIFYDKGKNFNETYVNLSDSLVHKLKVQKDFFTKNLDSTKKSINKSYIDDGYSFSRIKSKYKGQKNGFPIVELDINKNDKRTIDGFVVKGYDKVPKRFIKNLEKEFKGKNYDEKNLLAINKNFQSHPFLMLERQPQTLFTKDSTNIYLFLEKKKTNTFDGVIGFGNDKSDKFTLNGTMNVNFRNMFNGFETVNLYWQRNPDKGQNFDLQVDIPYLFKSNVGMNTKVNIYRQDSTFANVKFLPAFYYHINNRNKIGLRATLESSTIIDTLYVQGKDYNKRGIGIWFEMTEPSDVDLFLYKTRINAGYDYLTTTYTKGNIKSTQNQFYFFGEHNYHISGNHFLNIKGEGAMMDSKIEFSANELYRFGGWNSMRGFNENSLAADFYYYGSLEYRYLIGNQAFFDVFGQYGQLNNKSLNVKPKLYSVGLGFNFFIPIGLMSFQLSNGNEFGNPFKFNDIKIHWGILSRF
- a CDS encoding bacteriocin-like protein, with the translated sequence MKKLKKLTREDLKTVKGGEKQVWIAEFCGQTATTTQDWTPAQANQWLANLEANYCN
- a CDS encoding GLPGLI family protein — protein: MHYDKKLLQILTLFFSVLFFSQLHKKDTLRGEFIYSLKAKLNTLTPDYKHEEFFSLQIGDKHAFFASIQSLKRDSVFQALPIKTLENGAKLLSSKGVSVPKTKFSFTIIQSNENIQYFNLVGMSILTYKEPLIKNWKLSNDTKMINTINCKKAEITFKGRNWIAWYSPEIPLPYGPYKFSGLPGLIIKITDDKKEYDFELVKSVSNSALKGRLININENRYNNAFETTRPKFEKALKDANSNLIGVLQSSETTIIQGKEMIRQRQKEREENKKYENPIELKED
- a CDS encoding SusC/RagA family TonB-linked outer membrane protein, encoding MKKALATFAVFLLPLYITAQEITISGNVKSENGTTVSGVNITDKNTGKTSTTDENGNFTISANPKDILEFLSPDFSVYTVEVSSKKEYSVVLRKTNEKQIEGVVITALGIAKKKEKIGYSTQEVGTKQFETITTPSIGNLFSGQVAGLNVSNPTGMQQAPQFTLRGNSNLVFVIDGVIVEKEVFQNLDPNNIENINVLKGATASALYGSRGRYGAILITTKSAKKKGFSVEFSQNTMITGGFTNLPKTQTEYGNGSHGKYEFWDGADGGVNDGDMIWGPKFTPGLKIAQWNSPIRDKTTGQVIPWYGAVTGTQYNDKSRYERVPIDWKFHDNLNTFLKPAVINNNNFAISYRNNKDIYRLSGNFMNYDDRIPNSFLQKYGINFSSENHLGEKFIIDTKFNFNQAFTPNVPNYAYNPSGHMYTILIWMGGDVDGNALRNHMWVPGKEGISQANWNYAWYNNPWFGAEYYKNQNRTNIINAQAGLEYKATKDFSIKGKASIVENHSKTETFSPYSYFNYSAPRTGGYILKDLKTWNLNYDVLATYKKKISENFDFTINAGGSTFYYKNNNNETYTDGLKVPEIYTLENSIGAIKKYTYLKEKLIYSAYSTIDIGLYNAFFINVSGRNDWSSTLPKANRSYFYPSASISAVISNLVKLPESINMLKVSASWAKVAYDFQPYSIRNYYSNNKGIAFDGNPTYLYPTILNVENSLKPEQTKSYELGLSAGFLNNRITLDATYFRTLDYNNILEFPSAESSGFVSQYVNGNEYTTKGFEISLGLVPVKTSDFTWKTLINWSTYEQKLTSIYDNMPNYKNIKLGERMDSYYDYTWQKSPDGKVILDAKSGMPTRANAPSNLGHFNPDWTFGFNNSFKYKKLSLNIGIDGSIGGIMRSQVVEKMWWGGKHPNSTAYRDLEYANPGTYYFVPNGVNYNPATGLYTQHTTAISFQDWAQNYPYQARVTQDESEEFANVFDRTFIKLRSVVLEYDFSSLLNPRGMIKGFTANISAYNLAMWKKSKNLYSDPDFQIRSGRTEDVTNDIQDPSSRWFGIGFNLKF